GTCACACGCACGTCGTCGGGGATGTGGTTGGCGACCAGCGTCGGGATACCGATCCCGAGATTGACGTAGTCGCCGTCGCCGATCTCGGCGGCGGCGAGCTCCGCCATGCGCTCACGGCTCCAGGCCATGGTTACCTCCTGCTCGAAGTTTTCCGGTCGGGTTGTCGGGAGGATCGCTCGGCGGAACCTTCCACCGGCTCTCGCTCCGGGGACGCGACGTCGGGGAGGTGGTTCGAACGGGCGTGTGCAGCCCCGCGAGCGCTCCGCGGGCCCGGTCAGCGCATCGGACGCACGGTGCGCTTTTCGATGTCCTTGACGCGCGGTTCGGCGCCAACCAGGCGGTCTACGTAAATCCCGGGAGTTACCACCCGCTCCGGATCCAGGTACCGCCGGTCGAGGTTCTCGGCCTCGACCACGGTGGCTCTTCCGCAGGTCGCCACGACCGGGTTGAAGTTTCGCGCGGCGGCCCGATAGGTGAGATTGCCGGCGGGATCGACGGTGTGGGCGTGCACCAGTGCCACGTCGGCGACGATCCCCCGCTCCTGAACGTAGGTCCGCCCGTCGAACTCGGCCGAGGGCTTTCCCTCCGCCACCGGGGTGCCCACTCCGGCTCGGGTGTAGAACGCCGCGATCCCGGCCCCGCCCGCTCGCAGCCGCTCGGCCAGCGTCCCCTGTGGCGCGAACTCGACGGCCAGCGTCCCGTCCAGGTACTGCTGGGCGAACAGCTTGTTCTCACCCACGTATGAGGCGATCACCCTGTCCACTTGGCGGTCCTCCAGCAGCAGCCCGAGGCCCTTGCCGTCGATACCCATGTTGTTGGACACCACCGTCAGACCGGTGACCCCGCTGTCACGGACGGCCTCGATCAGGTCGTTCGGGATACCGCACAGTCCGAAGCCACCGACCGCGACCGTCATCCCGTCCGTGAGCAACCCGGCCAGTGCCTGTCGCGCATCGGTACACAACTCGGACAACTCGTCACCTCGTGATCTCGAGTCCACTGAACGAACAGACGGCAGTAAAAGGGCCATCAGCTCTCCGCCACAAGAATTCACGACGAACGAGCCACGAATCGCTCGCCGATCGACCACCGCACCGACAGTGCGTCCACTCCGCGAACGCTAGGATGGCGGCCGTGAACGACGGTCCGAACGCCCAGCTGGTCCCCCGGATCGGCTCCGTGCTGCGCGCGCTCTCCGCCGCCAACGAGGCAGGCGCGGCCACCAGCGAGCTCGCCAGGGCAACCGAACTGCCACGACCGACGGTGCACCGACTGCTCAGCTCGCTGACCGAAGAGGGATTCGTCGATCGCGACCGTCGAACCG
This portion of the Actinopolyspora lacussalsi genome encodes:
- a CDS encoding 3-oxoacid CoA-transferase subunit A (product_source=KO:K01028; cath_funfam=3.40.1080.10; cog=COG1788; ko=KO:K01028; pfam=PF01144; smart=SM00882; superfamily=100950; tigrfam=TIGR02429), with the protein product MSELCTDARQALAGLLTDGMTVAVGGFGLCGIPNDLIEAVRDSGVTGLTVVSNNMGIDGKGLGLLLEDRQVDRVIASYVGENKLFAQQYLDGTLAVEFAPQGTLAERLRAGGAGIAAFYTRAGVGTPVAEGKPSAEFDGRTYVQERGIVADVALVHAHTVDPAGNLTYRAAARNFNPVVATCGRATVVEAENLDRRYLDPERVVTPGIYVDRLVGAEPRVKDIEKRTVRPMR